The Coffea eugenioides isolate CCC68of chromosome 8, Ceug_1.0, whole genome shotgun sequence genome has a segment encoding these proteins:
- the LOC113780758 gene encoding putative UPF0481 protein At3g02645 has protein sequence MELPYSYSSATVPLSSCARGWVDRISNIFRKEIAVDIDHLPPVSVFEVPKTLSLKKPEAYTPQLIAMGPYHHLRPELYQMERYKLAAIKEISAPEQISNFQHIVINRLKEIDPSIRACYNKFMDYDQDTLAWIIAIEGCFFLHILHSYLVQDETTDRRLFGNTIVTRDIMMLENQLPFVLLKEIRKCLQVSPNSNDQGVEGDIELISMLFQLCEAQSPVKFSIDKTNKCHYRRPLHLLDMMYHMIVNVPGPAVSGCSVNGPIQVVPTYTEFRNSSTSSSSSFSTDNEDPDVAHNNLETLLDLVETIGPKHTQRFLSPVKFVSSIPWSTISGLYRKGNLGTGEQNSEHDEIEIPSVSHLWRYAKVQCKPFIGSIQEIKFVEEEAALYLPVMNLNASSEVIMRNLVAYEAAMCKSTLKFARYVNLMNGIIDTAEDVKLLKQNGVIKGALTDGEIADQFNGMQRCYAGSDHKSNIEVAIEKVNKFYGKKLLIRTVRGLKKNLYASWKCLALVSTGALLVVLGLQTFCDFYECTKLWNFYQGSS, from the coding sequence ATGGAACTTCCATATTCATATTCATCAGCCACAGTTCCCTTAAGCTCTTGCGCCAGGGGCTGGGTTGATCGAATCAGCAACATCTTCCGTAAAGAAATTGCCGTTGACATCGATCATCTCCCTCCTGTTTCTGTTTTTGAAGTCCCCAAAACGCTCAGCCTTAAAAAACCCGAAGCTTATACTCCTCAGCTCATAGCCATGGGGCCGTACCATCATTTACGCCCCGAGCTCTATCAGATGGAGAGGTACAAGCTCGCTGCCATCAAAGAGATCTCAGCCCCGGAGCAGATTTCCAATTTCCAACACATCGTGATCAACAGGTTGAAGGAGATAGATCCCTCTATCCGGGCTTGTTACAATAAGTTCATGGACTATGATCAAGATACGTTGGCGTGGATCATAGCAATAGAGGGTTGTTTCTTTCTCCACATCTTGCATTCTTATCTTGTGCAAGATGAGACCACGGACAGGAGACTGTTCGGCAACACTATTGTCACGAGAGATATCATGATGCTTGAGAATCAACTCCCATTTGTTCTGTTGAAAGAGATTCGCAAGTGTCTTCAAGTCTCTCCTAATTCCAATGATCAGGGGGTAGAAGGTGATATTGAGTTGATCTCAATGTTATTTCAATTGTGTGAAGCACAATCTCCTGTTAAGTTCTCTATTGATAAGACCAACAAATGCCATTACCGTAGACCTCTGCATTTGTTAGATATGATGTATCATATGATTGTTAATGTCCCAGGTCCTGCCGTGTCCGGATGCTCTGTAAATGGTCCCATTCAAGTCGTGCCAACTTATACAGAATTCAGGAACTCATCGACCTCTTCATCCTCGTCCTTCTCGACTGATAATGAAGATCCAGACGTGGCTCACAATAATTTGGAAACACTCTTGGACTTGGTGGAGACCATTGGTCCTAAGCATACCCAGCGATTTCTTAGCCCTGTTAAGTTTGTCTCGAGTATTCCATGGTCAACTATTTCTGGGCTGTACAGAAAAGGCAACCTGGGTACTGGAGAGCAAAATTCAGAACATGATGAAATCGAAATTCCGTCGGTATCTCATCTCTGGCGCTATGCTAAAGTGCAATGCAAACCCTTCATTGGGAGCATTCAAGAGATCAAGTTCGTGGAAGAGGAAGCCGCTTTGTACCTTCCTGTAATGAATTTGAACGCGAGCTCAGAAGTGATAATGAGGAATCTGGTGGCTTACGAGGCTGCTATGTGTAAGTCAACCCTTAAATTTGCTCGATACGTCAACCTGATGAATGGGATTATAGACACCGCAGAAGACGTGAAGCTGCTGAAGCAAAATGGGGTGATCAAGGGGGCTCTCACGGATGGGGAAATTGCTGATCAATTCAATGGTATGCAGAGATGTTACGCCGGCTCAGATCACAAGTCTAACATCGAGGTTGCCATTGAGAAAGTTAACAAATTCTACGGCAAGAAGCTTTTGATCAGGACGGTTAGAGGGTTGAAGAAGAATTTGTATGCTTCATGGAAATGTCTGGCCCTGGTTTCCACTGGCGCGCTGCTTGTCGTGCTTGGCCTGCAGACCTTTTGCGATTTCTATGAATGCACCAAGCTCTGGAACTTCTACCAGGGATCGTCATGA
- the LOC113780759 gene encoding probable LRR receptor-like serine/threonine-protein kinase At3g47570, with protein sequence MQRTYFLFVAALLLLHFITTSSASASVANNQNNTIDLNALLAFKSTIFDPQRIIPTNWSTSTSVCNWIGITCNARHHRVAAIDLSYMGIAGTIPPQLGNLSFLVRLNAMNNSFHGHLPTELSHLRRLKYINLEDNAFEGELPSWLGGLTALQYLSFRDNGFSGSLSGRLSNFTNLETIRLGFNFFTGNLSEEFSALPKLTVLDIQHNQLVGPLPWDLFNLSSLQIISFTNNSLLGYLPAHICDHLPQLKGLYLSWNYFEGEIPSGIGECSILQVLSLSYNKFRGYIPKEIWNLTTLTQIILGGNDLTGEIPKAIDNLYNLEILAMERANVTGIIPQEVGNLSKLEVLHMGENRLKGPIPLKLFNSSTVRLIALTENDLSGELPSTIGAFLPNLEELYLEGNEFTGTILTSISNASRLRMLHLGMNHFTGAIPHSLANMRLLEQFAIWQNNFSEDSLSKELSFIISLSNCKHLRRLWIGKNPLNGFLPKSIGNLSSSIQSFHAGSCGIKSEIPSSIGNLSNLVDLFFQNNSLTGLIPTTIKWFLKLQRIDLSNNQILGAIPSEFCNLLNLGELKLGQNMFSGMVPSCLGNVTTLRYVYLNSNKLSSMIPKSFWSLRYILELDMSGNYLTGSLPAEIGNFKALVYLNLSNNQYLGRIPSTIGALQDLQELSLERNKLQGLIPDSMKNMLQLRHLDLSFNNLEGEIPNSLQVLPDLQYFNVSYNRLRGPIPHGGPFANFTNLSFLSNEALCGGPWLQPCASTFEHESRTKRIVMIVLLTSGSVILALVISIFLMRLKLRKKTLAPNQNLLPMATFERASFYELRQITNGFSESNLLGSGSFGSVYKGIRENGMVWAIKVFDLQLEGAFKSFDRECEVLSCLRHRNLTRVITACSSLDFKALVLEYMPNGSLEKWLHFTVT encoded by the exons ATGCAGAGAACTTATTTTCTTTTCGTTGCAGCCTTGCTACTGTTGCACTTTATAACAACAAGCTCAGCTAGCGCAAGTGTTGCCAACAACCAAAACAACACTATCGATCTGAATGCACTTCTGGCCTTCAAATCCACAATTTTCGATCCTCAAAGGATCATCCCAACCAACTGGTCCACTTCTACCTCTGTTTGCAACTGGATTGGTATCACTTGTAATGCTCGTCATCATAGAGTCGCAGCCATTGACCTTTCTTACATGGGAATTGCAGGAACTATACCTCCACAGTTGGGTAATCTTTCTTTTCTCGTCAGGTTGAATGCTATGAATAACAGCTTTCATGGACATCTTCCAACCGAGCTATCTCATCTACGCCGATTGAAGTACATCAACTTGGAAGATAATGCCTTTGAAGGAGAACTACCGTCATGGTTGGGAGGTTTAACTGCACTCCAATACTTATCCTTCCGAGATAACGGATTTTCAGGTTCATTATCAGGCAGGCTCTCTAATTTCACAAATTTAGAGACCATCAGGTTGGGTTTCAACTTTTTTACTGGAAATCTTTCAGAAGAATTCAGCGCTCTACCGAAATTGACAGTTTTGGACATTCAACATAACCAACTTGTTGGCCCTCTACCATGGGATTTGTTTAACCTCTCCTCATTGCAAATTATTAGTTTTACGAATAATAGCTTATTGGGTTACCTTCCAGCACATATCTGCGATCATCTCCCACAACTTAAAGGGCTTTACTTATCATGGAATTACTTTGAAGGTGAAATTCCATCAGGCATCGGAGAATGTTCAATACTCCAAGTTTTATCCTTGTCTTACAACAAATTCCGAGGATATATaccaaaagaaatttggaatCTAACCACTCTTACACAAATAATTTTGGGTGGGAACGACCTGACAG GTGAAATTCCAAAAGCCATTGACAATCTCTATAATTTGGAGATACTAGCCATGGAGCGTGCTAATGTGACAG GTATAATACCTCAAGAGGTTGGTAATCTTAGCAAGTTGGAAGTACTACACATGGGAGAGAATAGGTTAAAAGGTCCCATCCCGCTGAAACTTTTCAATAGTTCAACTGTACGACTTATTGCTCTCACGGAGAATGATTTATCAGGCGAGCTTCCATCAACTATAGGTGCTTTCTTACCCAATCTTGAGGAACTCTACCTTGAGGGAAATGAATTCACTGGAACTATACTAACGTCCATCTCAAATGCTTCTAGGCTCAGAATGCTACACCTTGGTATGAACCATTTTACTGGTGCAATTCCTCATTCTCTTGCAAACATGAGATTACTGGAACAGTTTGCTATATGGCAAAATAATTTTTCTGAGGACTCGCTATCCAAAGAGTTGAGCTTCATCATATCCCTATCAAACTGCAAACATTTAAGAAGGTTGTGGATAGGTAAGAATCCTCTGAATGGCTTCCTCCCAAAGTCTATCGGAAATCTTTCTAGCTCAATCCAATCCTTTCATGCAGGTAGTTGTGGAATCAAAAGTGAAATTCCAAGTTCGATTGGTAATTTGAGCAACTTAGTAGATCTGTTCTTTCAAAACAATAGTTTGACAGGGTTAATTCCCACTACAATCAAATGGTTCTTGAAGCTTCAGAGGATAGATCTAAGCAACAATCAAATACTAGGTGCTATTCCAAGTGAGTTTTGTAATTTGTTGAACTTAGGAGAATTAAAACTTGGACAAAATATGTTCTCTGGTATGGTGCCTTCTTGTTTAGGAAACGTTACAACACTCAGATATGTTTATCTCAATTCTAACAAGTTAAGTTCTATGATACCAAAAAGCTTTTGGAGCCTCAGATATATTTTGGAGCTAGACATGTCAGGAAATTATTTGACAGGTTCTTTGCCTGCTGAAATTGGAAACTTCAAGGCATTAGTCTATTTGaacctttcaaataatcaataCTTGGGTAGGATACCCAGCACTATTGGAGCACTACAGGATTTGCAAGAACTCTCCTTGGAACGTAACAAGCTACAAGGATTGATACCAGATTCCATGAAGAATATGTTGCAGTTACGGCATTTGGATCTATCTTTTAACAATCTGGAAGGTGAAATTCCCAACTCATTACAGGTACTGCCAGATCTCCAATACTTTAATGTGTCCTACAACAGATTGAGAGGACCGATTCCTCATGGAGGGCCGTTTGCAAATTTCACGAACCTATCTTTTCTCTCAAATGAAGCATTGTGTGGCGGTCCTTGGCTCCAACCTTGTGCAAGTACATTTGAGCATGAATCAAGGACAAAAAGGATAGTCATGATTGTTCTGTTGACATCAGGATCTGTCATATTAGCCTTGgtgatttcaatttttttgatgAGGCTAAAGTTGAGAAAGAAAACTCTAGCTCCGAATCAGAACTTGCTTCCCATGGCGACATTTGAAAGGGCATCCTTCTATGAACTTAGACAAATAACAAATGGATTCAGCGAGAGTAACTTACTTGGCTCGGGGAGCTTTGGTTCAGTTTACAAGGGAATTCGCGAAAATGGGATGGTTTGGGCCATAAAGGTATTCGATTTGCAGCTAGAAGGTGCATTTAAAAGCTTTGATCGAGAATGTGAAGTCTTAAGCTGCCTTCGTCATCGAAATTTAACTAGAGTAATTACTGCTTGCTCTAGCCTTGACTTTAAGGCTTTGGTGCTCGAATACATGCCCAATGGAAGCCTTGAGAAATGGCTTCAT TTCACTGTGACTTGA